In one window of Henckelia pumila isolate YLH828 chromosome 1, ASM3356847v2, whole genome shotgun sequence DNA:
- the LOC140876166 gene encoding low affinity inorganic phosphate transporter 1, translating to MAREHLHVLNALDAAKTQWYHFTAIIIAGMGFFTDAYDLFCIPPVTKLLGRIYYHQEGAAKPGTLPPNVAAAVNGVAFCGTLAGQLFFGWLGDKLGRKKVYGMTLMVMVICSVASGLSFGDKPKSVMATLCFFRFWLGFGIGGDYPLSATIMSEYANKKTRGAFIAAVFAMQGFGILAGGMVGIILSASFRSAYPAPTYEENAAASTVSQADFVWRLILMFGALPAALTYYWRMKMPETARYTALVAKNAKQAAADMSKVLQVELEAEQEKIEQISQDKAGNSFGLFSREFVKRHGMHLLGTTTTWFLLDIAFYSQNLFQKDIFSAIGWIPPAKTMNALEEVFRIARAQTLIALCSTVPGYWFTVFLIDKIGRFVIQLMGFFFMTVFMFALAIPYDHWTHKDNRIGFVIIYSLTFFFANFGPNATTFVVPAEIFPARLRSTCHGISAASGKAGAIVGAFGFLYAAQPKDPSKRDAGYPAGIGVKYSLIVLGCVNALGILFTLLVPESRGKSLEEMSKENEDSTGEEMRTQSYGENRTVPV from the coding sequence ATGGCCAGGGAACACCTGCATGTTCTCAACGCCCTCGATGCGGCCAAAACGCAATGGTACCATTTCACAGCGATAATCATCGCCGGAATGGGCTTCTTCACCGACGCGTATGATCTCTTCTGCATCCCTCCAGTAACCAAGCTCCTAGGCCGCATATACTACCACCAAGAAGGCGCGGCGAAGCCCGGGACTCTGCCCCCAAACGTAGCCGCTGCTGTCAACGGTGTCGCCTTCTGCGGTACTTTAGCAGGGCAGCTCTTTTTCGGGTGGCTCGGTGACAAATTAGGCAGGAAAAAGGTGTACGGGATGACACTCATGGTAATGGTTATTTGTTCGGTTGCTTCTGGCCTTTCCTTCGGGGACAAGCCCAAATCCGTTATGGCGACACTTTGCTTCTTTCGGTTCTGGTTGGGTTTCGGTATAGGGGGTGACTACCCGTTGTCTGCCACGATCATGTCTGAGTATGCAAATAAAAAGACTCGCGGGGCGTTCATTGCTGCGGTGTTTGCGATGCAGGGGTTTGGGATCTTGGCTGGAGGAATGGTGGGGATCATTCTTTCGGCTTCCTTTAGGAGTGCGTATCCGGCCCCGACGTATGAAGAAAATGCTGCTGCTTCTACTGTATCACAGGCTGATTTTGTGTGGCGTTTAATCTTGATGTTTGGTGCGCTCCCCGCTGCCCTGACGTACTATTGGCGTATGAAAATGCCCGAAACTGCACGTTACACGGCATTGGTAGCCAAGAACGCGAAACAAGCAGCTGCCGATATGTCCAAAGTGCTGCAAGTTGAACTCGAAGCAGAGCAGGAGAAGATTGAGCAGATTTCTCAGGACAAAGCTGGGAACAGCTTTGGGTTGTTTTCGAGGGAATTCGTCAAACGACATGGGATGCACTTGCTCGGCACGACCACGACTTGGTTCCTACTCGACATCGCATTCTACAGCCAGAATCTGTTCCAGAAAGACATTTTCAGCGCCATTGGATGGATCCCACCGGCCAAAACTATGAATGCACTCGAGGAAGTGTTCAGAATCGCCAGAGCCCAAACACTGATAGCCCTCTGCAGCACAGTTCCAGGCTACTGGTTTACGGTCTTTCTCATCGACAAAATCGGCCGCTTTGTGATCCAGTTAATGGGATTCTTCTTCATGACCGTGTTCATGTTCGCCTTAGCCATTCCTTACGACCACTGGACTCACAAGGACAACCGAATCGGGTTCGTGATCATCTACTCGCTGACGTTCTTCTTCGCCAACTTCGGACCAAATGCCACCACATTCGTCGTGCCGGCTGAGATTTTCCCAGCACGGTTGCGGTCAACGTGCCACGGGATATCGGCAGCATCTGGAAAGGCAGGGGCCATCGTGGGGGCGTTCGGGTTCTTATATGCTGCTCAGCCAAAGGATCCGAGCAAGAGGGATGCTGGGTACCCGGCTGGAATAGGGGTGAAGTACTCGCTGATTGTGTTGGGTTGTGTGAATGCTTTGGGGATTCTGTTCACTCTGTTGGTGCCTGAATCCAGGGGAAAATCGTTGGAGGAAATGTCCAAAGAGAATGAAGATAGTACTGGAGAAGAAATGAGGACACAGAGTTATGGTGAGAATAGGACTGTTCCTGTTTGA
- the LOC140877280 gene encoding probable inorganic phosphate transporter 1-3, whose protein sequence is MAKDQLQVLNALDVAKTQLYHFTAIVIAGMGFFTDAYDLFAISLVTKLLGRIYYTDTTKLKPGTLPPHVASSVTGVALVGTLMGQLFFGWLGDKLGRKKVYGLTLLLMIVCSLASGLSLGSSRRGVMATLCFFRFWLGFGIGGDYPLSATIMSEYANKRTRGAFIAAVFAMQGFGILTSGVVALIVSSAFDHAYRAPTYKELASASTVPQADYIWRIILMFGAVPAALTFYWRMKMPETARYTALVAKNATQAAKDMAKVLNVELDAEEGKLERITRKPANQYGLFSKEFLRRHGLHLLGTTTTWFLLDIAFYSNNLFQKDIFSAIGWIPHAEDMNAVHEVYRIARAQTLIALCSTVPGYWFTVAFIDIIGRFTIQLIGFFFMTVFMFALAIPYNHWTHPENRFGFVVMYALTFFFANFGPNATTFVVPAEIFPARLRSTCHGISAAAGKAGAIVGAFGFLYAAQPKDASKRDAGYPAGIGVKYSLIVLGCVNALGFFFTFLVPEPKGKSLEELSGENDDAVDGDGDASEMVATTNRTVPV, encoded by the coding sequence ATGGCGAAAGATCAACTGCAAGTGCTCAATGCACTGGACGTTGCCAAGACACAGCTCTACCATTTCACTGCTATTGTGATAGCTGGAATGGGATTTTTCACCGATGCATACGACCTATTCGCCATCTCCTTGGTCACAAAGTTACTGGGTCGAATATACTACACGGATACGACCAAGCTAAAGCCCGGAACTTTACCTCCTCATGTCGCTTCCTCGGTCACCGGTGTCGCCCTGGTCGGGACACTAATGGGGCAGCTCTTCTTCGGGTGGCTTGGTGACAAATTGGGCCGCAAGAAAGTGTATGGACTGACATTACTCCTCATGATCGTTTGCTCACTTGCCTCGGGTCTTTCGTTGGGGAGTTCTCGACGTGGTGTCATGGCTACTTTGTGCTTCTTTAGATTCTGGCTGGGTTTCGGTATTGGAGGCGACTACCCACTCTCTGCCACGATCATGTCTGAGTACGCTAATAAAAGGACTCGTGGGGCATTTATAGCTGCGGTATTTGCTATGCAGGGATTCGGGATTCTTACTAGTGGGGTTGTTGCGTTGATCGTCTCTTCGGCATTTGATCATGCATACAGAGCGCCTACATATAAGGAGCTGGCATCTGCTTCAACCGTGCCACAGGCAGACTATATTTGGCGTATAATTCTCATGTTTGGTGCTGTGCCGGCTGCACTGACGTTCTATTGGCGGATGAAGATGCCGGAGACCGCTCGGTACACAGCCCTCGTGGCGAAAAACGCTACGCAGGCAGCGAAAGACATGGCTAAAGTGCTGAATGTGGAGCTCGATGCGGAAGAGGGGAAACTCGAAAGGATTACGAGAAAGCCAGCTAATCAATATGGTTTGTTTTCGAAAGAATTCCTCCGTCGCCATGGCCTTCACCTTCTCGGTACCACGACGACATGGTTCTTGCTTGACATCGCTTTTTACAGCAACAATCTATTCCAAAAGGACATCTTCAGCGCCATTGGATGGATTCCACATGCTGAAGATATGAACGCAGTTCACGAAGTATACAGAATCGCCAGAGCACAAACATTGATTGCACTATGCAGCACCGTTCCTGGATACTGGTTTACAGTAGCCTTTATCGATATAATCGGAAGATTCACTATCCAGTTGATCGGATTCTTCTTCATGACAGTGTTCATGTTCGCACTTGCAATCCCCTACAATCACTGGACTCACCCGGAAAACAGATTCGGGTTCGTGGTCATGTATGCATTGACATTCTTCTTCGCCAATTTCGGGCCAAACGCCACAACATTTGTGGTCCCGGCTGAGATCTTCCCAGCCCGTTTGAGGTCTACGTGCCATGGTATATCTGCGGCGGCCGGAAAGGCAGGGGCTATAGTGGGAGCATTCGGGTTCTTGTATGCTGCGCAGCCTAAAGATGCGAGCAAGAGGGATGCTGGATACCCGGCGGGGATCGGTGTGAAGTACTCGCTGATTGTGCTCGGTTGTGTGAATGCTTTGGGTTTCTTTTTCACTTTCCTGGTGCCGGAGCCCAAAGGGAAATCGCTGGAGGAGTTGTCCGGGGAAAACGATGACGCCGTCGACGGAGACGGAGACGCCTCGGAAATGGTCGCTACCACAAACAGGACTGTTCCGGTGTAG